A stretch of the Vitis vinifera cultivar Pinot Noir 40024 chromosome 16, ASM3070453v1 genome encodes the following:
- the LOC100264816 gene encoding DNA replication complex GINS protein PSF2: MAGQSDPYISLFSAQEVEFLGEDEMVEIVPNMRMDPLNLICGDFGPFRPQIATQVPLWLAVALKKRGKCTIRPPEWMSVDKLTQVLEAERNSLREFQPLPFHYVEIARLLSDHARDDIPDVYMVRSLIEDIRNVRFHKVETGLETIHERTHAVKLKNLSAMEANIVRPFVVRALQAFYKHDSPEMIPQPDTTAIRRRQVADRGPKRDRRY, encoded by the exons ATGGCCGGTCAATCTGATCCTTACATATCCCTCTTTTCTGCCCAGGAG GTGGAATTTCTTGGCGAAGATGAAATGGTGGAGATTGTTCCCAATATGAGAATGGATCCCCTGAATTTGATCTGT GGGGATTTTGGGCCTTTCAGGCCACAAATAGCTACTCAAGTTCCGTTGTGGCTTGCAGTGGCTTTGAAGAAACGAGGGAAATGCACCATTCGGCCCCCTGAATGGATGTCAGTTG ATAAGTTGACACAGGTTTTGGAAGCAGAGCGAAACTCTCTAAGAGAATTTCAGCCACTTCCATTCCATTATGTTGAAATCGCAAGACTTCTTTCTGACCA TGCACGTGATGACATTCCTGATGTTTATATG gTAAGGTCTCTCATTGAAGACATCAGGAATGTAAGGTTTCATAAAGTTGAGACTGGGTTAGAGACAATCCATGAGCGCACACATGCAGTGAAG CTTAAAAATTTATCTGCGATGGAAGCAAATATAGTGCGCCCATTTGTTGTGAGAGCCCTGCAGGCATTTTATAAGCACGATAGTCCAGAGATGATACCACAACCAGATACCACGGCTATTAGAAGGCGGCAAGTAGCTGATCGTGGACCAAAA CGGGATCGACGATACTAA
- the LOC100242601 gene encoding protein EXORDIUM-like 1 yields MASSSPISISFLLLLLLLLPSASSDPQLSFHGGLLLTGNVNLSLIWYGRFGRIQKSVLRSFIKSLNNNFNTNLEPPVSEWWQMVESYQSAANDKLFTVPKIRVRVVRQVTDVSYSIGKVITKDFLSGLVSKATNGDSNTVAVVFTSREVTVQGLCMGKCSEHGVIGPSNQLYMIVGNPETECPGSCAWPFHRPDYGPQGVTLQPPNGNVGADSMVISFASALAGLVTNPYNDGFYDGPESDPKEASTICHGIFGSGAFPGYTGKVRVNPSNGGCFNAHGIKGKKFLLPALWDPKTSSCWTTM; encoded by the exons ATGGCATCTTCTTCACCAATTTCCATCTCatttctcctcctcctcctcctcctacTCCCTTCAGCCTCCTCTGATCCTCAGCTCTCCTTCCATGGCGGTCTTCTCCTCACCGGAAATGTAAACCTCTCCCTCATATGGTACGGCAGGTTCGGCCGCATCCAAAAGTCGGTTCTCCGGAGCTTCATCAAGTCCCTCAACAACAACTTCAACACAAACCTTGAGCCACCGGTGTCAGAATGGTGGCAAATGGTGGAGAGCTACCAGTCTGCAGCTAATGACAAGCTGTTTACGGTGCCTAAGATCCGTGTTAGGGTTGTGAGGCAAGTCACCGACGTCTCGTACTCGATCGGAAAAGTTATCACCAAAGACTTTCTTTCAGGGTTGGTGAGTAAGGCCACCAACGGCGACAGTAACACCGTCGCTGTTGTCTTCACGTCGAGGGAAGTCACGGTGCAGGGGTTGTGCATGGGAAAATGCTCCGAACATGGAGTTATCG GTCCATCAAATCAACTTTACATGATCGTTGGGAACCCTGAGACGGAGTGTCCCGGGTCATGTGCCTGGCCGTTCCACCGGCCGGATTATGGGCCACAGGGGGTAACCCTACAACCACCAAACGGAAATGTGGGTGCGGATTCCATGGTAATTTCATTTGCATCAGCACTAGCTGGACTTGTGACTAATCCCTATAACGATGGGTTTTATGATGGGCCTGAATCGGATCCGAAGGAGGCATCAACCATCTGCCACGGTATATTTGGGAGCGGGGCATTCCCGGGTTACACAGGAAAGGTTCGGGTGAACCCAAGCAATGGTGGGTGCTTCAATGCCCATGGGATAAAGGGTAAGAAGTTCTTGCTCCCGGCATTGTGGGACCCTAAAACATCATCATGTTGGACCACGATGTGA